A single genomic interval of Lathyrus oleraceus cultivar Zhongwan6 chromosome 7, CAAS_Psat_ZW6_1.0, whole genome shotgun sequence harbors:
- the LOC127102076 gene encoding uncharacterized protein LOC127102076, with protein MDNTWMSSSRLSREYENGVSEFVKFAVVHAEDPSRMICPCLGCCYGKRVDAVQLTSHLMRHGIRSYTCWNLHGEKSNENVEPGDSTTYASNYSGADTYDCDRVEEIAEALEGDLKDCPEMFERLVSDAKKPLYDGCTKFTRLSAVLKLYNLKAGNGWSDKSFSELLALLKDMLPKDNVLPNRTYETKKMLCSIGMSYDKIHACPNDCVLFRNEYASLNECPKCGISRYKNKLSPAKFLWYFPVIPRFRRMFHSETDSRHLTWHADERIIDGKYRHPADSPQWLKIDNDYPEFGEESRNLRLALSTDGMDTHGIQSISHSTWPVIIMIYNLPPWLCMKRKYMMLSMLISGPKQPGNDIDVYLKPLIEDLKILWETGVEVYDGYGKESSNLRAMLFGTINDFPAYGNLSGYSIKGQCACPICEDKTDWKRLEFGQKNVFLGHRRFLNSNHHYRGWRKAFNGEIEQGRAPPILTGDQIFEKVKDLDTQFGKPFTHTLVKSGWKKRSVFFELPYWKSLYVRHFLDVMHIEKKCI; from the coding sequence atggataatacatggatgtcttccagTCGATTatcgagagagtacgagaatggggtatcagaattcgttaagtttgccgttgtgcacgccgaagaccccagtagaatgatatgtccttgcttgggttgttgttatgggaaacgggttgacgcagttcagttgacatcgcatctaatgaggcatggaattcgaagttatacatgttggaatttgcatggtgagaaaagtaacgagaatgttgaaccgggggatagtacgacctatgcctcaaactatagtggcgcagatacatacgattgtgatcgagttgaagagattgcagaagcacttgaaggagatcttaaggattgtcccgaaatgtttgagaggttggtaagtgatgcaaagaaacctttgtatgatggttgcactaaattcacaagattgtctgcggtgttaaagttgtacaacttaaaggcgggcaatggatggtcggataaaagtttctcagagttattagcccttttgaaagatatgcttcctaaggataatgttcttcccaatcgaacatatgagaccaaaaagatgttgtgctctattggcatgagctatgataagatacatgcatgtccaaacgattgtgttttgtttcgaaatgagtatgcatcgctaaatgagtgtcctaaatgcggtatctcgcgatataagaacaagttgtctccagcaaaattcttgtggtattttcctgttattccgagatttagacgcatgtttcatagtgaaaccgattcaagacacttgacctggcatgcagatgaaagaattatagatggaaagtatcgacatccggcagattcaccacagtggttgaaaattgataatgattatcctgaatttggagaagaatcaagaaaccttcgcttggcattatctactgatggaatggacacacacggtatccagagtatctcacacagtacatggcctgtgattattatgatttataacctacctccatggctatgtatgaagcgtaagtacatgatgttgtctatgttgatttctggacctaaacaaccagggaatgacatagacgtgtacttgaagcccttaatcgaagatttaaagattttgtgggagaccggtgtggaggtttatgatggatatgggAAAGAAAGTTccaacttgagggcgatgttgtttggcacaattaatgattttccagcatacggaaatctatcagggtatagcataaaaggtcaatgtgcgtgtcctatttgtgaagataaaacagattggaagcgcttggagtttggtcagaagaatgtctttctcggtcatcggagattcttaaattcaaatcatcactaccgtggatggagaaaggcgttcaatggagagatagaacaaggcagagctccacctatattgacgggtgatcaaatttttgaaaaggtgaaagatttggatactcagtttggcaagccttttacccacacacttgtcaaaagtgggtggaagaagaggtcagttttttttgaattgccgtattggaagtccttgtatgtgagacattttcttgatgttatgcatattgaaaaaaaatgtatttga
- the LOC127102790 gene encoding disease resistance protein RPS5-like has protein sequence MKDIPNSQEVQSNQCLNGYCPKNIVSSYKLGKTIVKRLNEVNDLLARAGNMQIALKQPPKPIDEMPSSETIGLDLMVHKVWNSLEDDTVGVIGLYGMGGAGKTTLMKRIHNELGTREHSFDLVLWIVVSRDSDINKLMNDISNKLGIEEGFWNRSTQDQRVSKIYDRLKGKKFLLMLDDLWGKLELEAIGVPDPEKNNKSKVMFTTRSEDVCGKMQAQKKLKVECLSDEEAFDLFCKKVGDETLKCHSEIPKLAREMAKECRGLPLALITVGSAMAGVGSFEAWMVAKNNLRSSHWTASDFEDKVFHILKFSYDKLPDEAHKNCFLYCALYPEDFEIDTDDLIDRWIAEGFLYDDISIYDMYNQGKSVVEKLILSCLLEESIESFHFGWRNNRIIKMHDVIRDMALWLARDEDKNKDKVLVQGEVFSMSKMDSKRLNAIERISIIITESLDENWNFLACPNLITLFFSIRYLFVRHNPFFSTNFQSLKRLRVLDLSYTTSLEVISPKIGEVINLEFLNISGTSVSSFPIELKKLKNLRVFLMEYMKRFSINIFSIAVIESLEQLKVFRYSKEYAIIEQGGISLLEKLESLPNLEELGIQLTSFISVQRLFRSTKLRGCSRHLRLRLNEKDTVEMSSLLASISEMTHLDYIYLSGQYSLVDGSSVTQKCHLGKLRQVHIVVCFSITHLTWLRYAPLLEYLGVYACFSVEHIVKEAKDDEDVGSESKNDNMFINLKELLLSKIPKLVSIHKRALAFPSLKRIRVKDCPNLRKLPLNSSFASKNNLVAIVGDTEWWDKLEWDDTIIEHLLRPKFQQD, from the coding sequence ATGAAAGATATTCCCAATTCTCAAGAAGTTCAAAGTAACCAATGTCTGAATGGTTATTGCCCAAAGAACATTGTGTCAAGCTACAAGTTAGGGAAAACAATTGTTAAGAGGCTCAATGAGGTAAACGACCTGCTTGCTAGAGCTGGTAATATGCAGATTGCTCTCAAGCAACCACCTAAACCTATAGATGAGATGCCTTCTAGTGAGACTATAGGCTTAGACTTGATGGTCCACAAAGTATGGAATTCTCTTGAGGATGACACTGTTGGTGTAATCGGTTTATATGGAATGGGTGGGGCCGGAAAAACAACCCTTATGAAAAGAATTCACAATGAATTAGGAACGAGGGAGCATAGTTTTGATCTAGTGTTATGGATAGTGGTTTCTAGAGATTCTGATATCAATAAGTTAATGAATGACATCAGCAATAAATTAGGAATTGAGGAAGGTTTTTGGAATAGAAGTACTCAAGATCAAAGAGTATCAAAGATTTATGACCGGTTAAAAGGAAAAAAGTTTTTGCTGATGTTAGATGATTTGTGGGGAAAGCTAGAACTAGAAGCAATAGGAGTTCCTGATCCGGAAAAAAATAACAAATCAAAAGTAATGTTCACAACACGATCTGAAGATGTGTGTGGTAAAATGCAAGCTCAGAAGAAACTCAAAGTGGAATGTTTATCAGATGAAGAAGCATTTGATTTGTTTTGTAAGAAAGTAGGTGATGAGACTTTAAAATGTCACTCAGAGATCCCAAAGCTAGCGCGTGAAATGGCTAAAGAATGCAGAGGATTGCCGCTAGCATTAATCACTGTGGGAAGTGCCATGGCTGGAGTGGGCAGTTTTGAAGCTTGGATGGTTGCGAAAAATAACTTGAGGAGTTCTCATTGGACAGCCTCAGATTTTGAGGATAAAGTTTTTCATATCCTCAAGTTTAGCTACGACAAACTTCCTGATGAGGCGCATAAAAACTGCTTCTTGTACTGTGCACTATACCCAGAAGATTTTGAAATAGACACTGATGACCTTATTGATCGATGGATCGCTGAGGGATTTCTCTATGATGATATCAGTATATATGATATGTACAACCAAGGGAAGTCTGTTGTTGAGAAATTAATACTTTCATGCCTATTAGAAGAGAGTATCGAATCTTTTCATTTTGGTTGGAGGAATAATAGGATAATTAAGATGCATGATGTGATTAGAGATATGGCACTATGGTTAGCTCGAGatgaagacaaaaacaaagaCAAAGTTTTAGTTCAGGGGGAAGTATTTTCCATGTCAAAAATGGATTCTAAAAGATTGAATGCTATAGAGAGGATTTCAATAATAATTACAGAGAGTTTAGATGAAAATTGGAATTTTCTGGCTTGTCCAAATCTCATCACTCTTTTCTTTAGCATTCGATACTTGTTTGTCCGTCATAATCCTTTTTTTTCAACAAATTTCCAATCATTGAAAAGGTTGAGAGTGTTGGATTTATCATATACTACATCTCTTGAGGTAATCTCCCCTAAAATAGGTGAGGTAATCAACTTGGAGTTCCTTAACATTTCTGGAACATCAGTATCTTCGTTTCCGATTGAATTGAAGAAGTTGAAAAATTTGAGGGTATTCCTTATGGAATATATGAAACGCTTTTCTATAAATATTTTTTCAATTGCAGTGATAGAAAGTCTTGAACAATTAAAGGTGTTTAGATATAGCAAAGAATATGCAATTATTGAACAAGGAGGCATATCATTACTAGAGAAACTGGAATCCTTACCAAATTTGGAGGAACTGGGCATTCAATTAACTAGCTTCATTAGTGTGCAAAGACTATTTCGCTCCACCAAATTACGAGGTTGCTCTCGACATCTTAGGCTTAGATTGAATGAGAAAGACACAGTTGAAATGTCATCATTATTAGCATCCATATCAGAAATGACTCATTTGGACTACATATATCTTTCAGGACAATACAGCCTTGTGGATGGTTCATCGGTTACTCAGAAGTGCCATCTTGGCAAGCTTCGACAAGTGCACATAGTTGTTTGTTTTTCAATTACTCATTTGACCTGGTTGAGGTATGCTCCACTTCTCGAGTATCTTGGTGTTTATGCTTGTTTTTCAGTTGAACATATTGTGAAGGAAGCCAAAGATGACGAAGATGTTGGCTCAGAATCTAAGAATGATAATATGTTCATAAATCTTAAAGAACTTCTCCTTTCAAAAATTCCAAAGCTAGTGAGCATTCACAAAAGAGCATTGGCTTTTCCTTCCTTAAAACGTATTCGTGTAAAAGATTGCCCCAATCTGAGGAAGCTTCCTTTAAACTCCAGCTTTGCATCAAAGAACAACTTGGTTGCAATCGTAGGAGATACCGAGTGGTGGGACAAGTTAGAGTGGGATGACACAATCATTGAACACTTACTACGTCCTAAATTTCAACAAGACTAG